atcaatgtcataatcatcaataaaacacatatttcataccaacaatacatgtataataaacaccagttataaccacacatcatacaggtaagacgttcgttagtgtacctataagcatatcccaccacaacaaataagatcgattgtttttaaaatgattcaaaccacagttcaaaacaccatttgattgtataaattatttgattagcttcactgtgctcgaaacggcaccaaaatccggtttacggtttaaaagttacacctctttaaaacttttcaaaatggacagtcgcaacaactaacagcacgcggcgccacacacggttcgcggcgcggaacgaataggaacaacgccttcgcggcgcaaacaaggtttcgcggcgcggaacgagaagaaactacgccttcgcggcgcggccataccctcgcggcgcgtactgagcacaacaacacttcctggccttctgccacgcagttcgcggcgccaactcctggacgcggcgcgaactggcgatttcctgcgctccgaatagcagaaatcagcctgcgatttcgtccctctttcaccgaatcactaccaaacaaatctcattccaaccagatttcgcatacagtgaaatagcacatattataacacgtttataatacattcaaacatccaattatcaccaatacatgatcaatataatcattatgcatcaatcctcccaaaacctaacaattctacaacctgagcataacccaattgatccgaataacatgatcaaatcctatcctaccacctataatcccataatagaagataaacggaagagtccccccttacctgaaggttgattcttcgttcttcctcggtcgcacttctccgctcctcttctcttttcacgttcagacttcttttcccaaaatgctgtaaccctctctattccacaactcctcctattttattaaaattgaaataaccttattttaattagtaatagggcctatcaatgcaccccctctttactaactacaacacaagcccaattgcttaattcctcatagtcttccataattccaaataattccccataatttatttaaattaattaaattaaattatgaaaataaatagagTGTTACAAACTCCCCATATGAATTagatcaaaaaccctaatttgagcgcCAGATGAAATTGAAAGTTGTTGACTTTGAATTGAGCCACATTTGGACTTGAAATTTGATGAGGGGAATCACTTGAGAATATGATAATGTTTGAGCTCCTTTGTgggccttaaaaccctaatttccctGAGTCTCCTGATCAGTCACCTACCTTGAGCAACAAGCAATAAACACAAATCTTGtatatttttggttagcaaatgatattTGAACAATGataatgatgacaatgatgatgaTCATACTATTCTCAAAATGAGGTGGGATAtcatggtcaaaaattggggtagaACACTCCCTCCTCTCTTTCCTCATGCAAATACAGGTTTTCTTGCAACGTTGTAACTTGAATCGCAAAGTATCCCTCAACGTTAAGATATCTTGGATATTGTAAGTCATACACAAGTTCTCCACTACCCCCTTTATAGGATTTCTTGAATCAACtccacttttcttctttttcatcgtTGAATTCTAGATTAGCAAATAAAGGCTTAGTTGCCCGGTTACGACTTTGCCTTGGATCCCCATTGAAATTTGACCTAGGTTGGGCATTGTTGGTGTTGAGGACATGAGCATATGATCTTGTCTCTGTTACCTATATAACATGTGTCACTCGTATGTTTAAACATCATTTGCTTGTCCTTGTAAGCTTGATTTTGTTTTAAGTGCTTGTTGACTTCCTCTTAAATGTTTGTATCTCTTTTAGTGTCTTGATTCCAATCATCTCTTCAGATTTTTCTCCTTTGAAACCTTGGTAGATTCACAAAAATCTTCTGCTTGCCAATGAAGATATTGTTTAAATTGGTTGCTAGAAATCTCACATTCTTTACATTAAAGAATGTTACGAAGTCGTATCGCCTTCCCTGTATGTCTTTCTTGGGTGGTATCACGGCCTCATCAATGCCACAAAACTCCCTGAATTCCTCATACATCTCCTTGGTTCTACACTTGTCTTGTATCAAAGTGAAGAAGAAGGTCGTGCTCAAGACAACTTGACCCCTACCACGCCTAGTTACCTGGTTGTCCCATTGATTGTTTTTCCAGAATCTCCTCCTCCTATAGTTTACTTTCTTTCACTCTTTCATATTCGAACACTCTTATataataaattagttttaaactTTGTATATGCATTTGGGTTCAAGCAAtgtatctttctttattattCATAATACATTTAAAATACATGTATATGTTTAGGAATGCTGTAGTAATTTTATAGTTTGGTTTGGTGTGGTCTTAAAATAAATGCTACATTTAAAAAGCAATGTAATTTAACCGCATCTCAAGGACTTTTAAGTTAAGGCATTTACATGCCCTATTCCCTCAACCCAGACTTATGAATTTGTGTTTAACCTTATTATCTTTTTGAAGCATTATGGGGTGACTTTAGTTTAAAACTTTTCACCAATCCATATCCATTTTAAAATACCACTGGCCTACCAAATAGCTGGCTTCAGTTCCAAATTATTAGCCTCATTCACCCCTTAGCTAGCTCTTATTCTCTCATCATATTATCTCTCTTCCACCTTCAAACTTAACCCACATGACAAATTCTTAACTtataatataaacaataataaaatctTTCATCTTATTAAAACAATAGTTTATTTAATTTGTGTAAGAGTAAATAgtttatttaaatgattaacaAAAACTAGGTAGATGGAGATAGATTATAACTATAAATGATTAGAATTTGTTTGCAATGTTTTTTAAGCAAAAATAGTAGTAATAAGTGATAATCAAACTCCAATTTATCATAGTGTAGAATATAAGTGCTTATTATATACTATGGAGCAGTAAATTTTACTTACATGCATGTAGATTTCTATAAAACACCAAAAACAAATTATGTCTAAAACTTAATAATTTCTACACCTATAAAACAGCAAAATAAATACAATGCGCATGTCCAAAACTACCAAGCTTTAATTAGTAAATTTTCAATCTCCACCGCATTATCATCAAAAGATAGAAACAATACATCTTCTTCTATATCACGTGTGCAAACTCTCAACAAATTTTCAGTTGAAACCATTATATATGCATGGGGTGGCTTACCACAAGAAACGGTTATAATCATCTAATTTACATGTAAAACTATTGTCTGAAAATTACAACATTTCACATGAAATCTATCATTATATAGGTATGGGAAAATGACATATAATATTCATATGATCATGATATATTCGGTAAACAAAAATATCCATTGGAAAATACAACACAAAATAATAGCATCATTCATATtatgaaaataattataatatgttATATTATACCATATATCATCGTACCAAATTAAAGCACAGGCTTGAATATATAAAACATAGTTCTAGCACCAAAATATTAATACATGTAATAATAATCATTTTTGTTGTAATCTTTAGTCTTACTTGTTATTCTCTTCAACTACAACAACCTTGTTGTCTGTCTGTCCCAATAAGCTGCTCATGGATCGTGCTTTAACCATTCCAAGTTTCATTCTCTTCTTAATCACTGTCACTGGCTTCTTCTCATCATAACTGTATAACTTATCAACAATATCATCCCCAGTAGTGATTTTCTTTACAAGATCAGAATTAGAAGATGAAGCACTAGTATCTCTAATATCAACAACATTGCTAGGTGCAACAGTAGTAGTAGTAGTTGAAGAAACTCCAATAGATCTATTTCTAACACTTGTCATACTTCTCAACCTTCCTTTCCCTAAATGATGCTCACAAAGAGAATAACCAACAAGTGTTTGTTGACAACATCTCCATCCTCTTCCATTAACACGACTGCACCGCGAACCTTCCATCAGTGCACTTCCCCTTTTTGTTATCCTCTTCTTAATATCATTCACTTTTGTTTcgctttcttcatcttcatcctcatcTTTTCTCTTGGAACATGTCTTATTCAGCTTCGTCTTCATCTTACTCTTCGGTTTCTTACTATCATTACTCTCCACACCAACATTCTCCAAccttcctttccttttctttaatgGAATAGCTTTCTCTCCCTCGCACCATCTCCCATCTACATATATAACTCTAACTCTAATTAAACCATTCTCAACAATATACATGCATGAAATAACGAAGTAGTAGTAGTAGTGTTTGTTACCTTGAGCAAAAGTAGTGGATGATGGAAAGAGTTGAGAATCAAGCAAGATATCTCCTTTGCTAAGAATAAAGCAGACCCAGAAATACCAAAAATCACATAAACACATGAAATTTACATAAAAGAAGAATATATAGATATTGATAAATAGGAGTGCAATATTATTGTTGAGGATGGGGACCAGTTATAGCAGCTAGTAGTGCACCTTAAGTGCAAAATGGTAGCTACCCATTTTACCGAAAAGAAGGATGGGCTTAATTTGGTTATACATACAAATATAATACacaatatttatcttatttaaaaCACCTACAACAGTATTTTCCATTGCTGTATatcttttttaaataataataataataatacaattttCTTTTCGGGAGCTGGTTAATAAACTTGaacttttatttttactatttcatGAAAGATGAAAGAATAAGATAGAAAAAAAAGTCCGAGCTTCATGATATATTCTCACCTGATATGATTACTTTTGTTGTCTCCACTCTTTTTCTCTTCCCCTCTAACCTTCTCATCctgcaaaatcaaacaaaaaataaatggaTGTAATGTAAGAGCCCTTTCTGAATgtgaaataataattttttttagaaaaataaattaaataaattagacACAAGGGGAAACAATTTGCAACAGATTAGACAAAAGTGCACTTCTAAAAGCCCAAATCATgaagtttttttaaaaagaaaatttaaaaagataaaataaaaacggTTTTTTTGCTTACCAAAGGGTGTTGCTTGTTGTGCTGTTTGTGTACCCCACTTAGTTCGATGGTGGATGGGTAATCGTAGCCGTTGTTTAGTTTCCCGATCAGTGGGAGTGTTTGATCAGACGGCTGACAAAGATCCAAGCTCGAACTAGCTGAAACAAGGAACGAAGTTGAAGAAGAACAAGGTTTCGGTTCTGTGTGAGCATGAGCACCATCGCTGAGTTGCACCATGACCGGTGACCGGTTAAACTGGTTGGGATCTGAGAGATGGAAAGATGAAATAGACTccgaagaagagaaaatagggTGTCTTTTACGGATCCTCATCGGTGCAAGATTcagaacaaaagaaagaaactgaTTCACACAAAGCAATAACTCACGAGATTCAGTCtcttaaaataaatgaaagtGATTATTTAAACAAAGATTCGATCTTTGAGTTTTGAGaatttaagaaagaaaaaaacaagaTTGAAACTGTGAACCCATTTAGTCTACTTACTACATGGGCAAGACCAAGAGAAAAAATGTTTTATGCTTTTAGTTTTATCTTAATTTTGTGTGTCTCTCTATATATTCATTATATTGGTTCCTTCCACACGAGTTTACTTTCTCTCTCTAACTTTTATTTGTTGCACCACAAAAAGGAAGGAAGTTGTATGGGTGAGAGATGGCACGTGTGAGATAGTTTTTGGGAGGAGGAAGCACGAATGAGGATGGAAACTTGGAGAGACGGTAACCGGTGGAAGATAGAGAAAAAGAAAGTGACAGGGTCCAACGAAGATGAGAGGGTGGAATGGATTAATGGAATAGAAAAAAGAAAGCGTTACATAGTATTCTACTCCTATGACATTTCCAACTTGTTAGTATTATATCCTACGGTTATAtgtatgtgtgtgtatatatatatatatatatatatatatatatatatatatatatatatatatatatatatatatatatatatatatatatatatatatatatatatatatatatatatatataattcgtcGCGAGTACGAGTTAGAAGATTTAATAAATATCCACAAGTAtaataaacatatatttaattatcttttttaTGGGTACGGATACGAATTTGATAGTATCCAGCTAAAGTAAGTGCTTTCTTTGGTGTGGATAGCTAATATTCCGTCCAAAGTGAAAGTGTTCGGGTGACGCCTGTTATATGATAGATTGTCAACAAGAAGTTAATTAGTAAGGCGTGGAATTTCCAAAATTCTCATGAGAAGGTTTGTGTGATCTAATTTAGTTATGACGAAGCTTTAGAGCATGTGATGATTAACGGTAGAATGGTTACATTGGTTTGGTAGAAGATTCTAACATGGTTGCAAGTATTTCATGAGTTGTGTGATAATTGTTGTTCGAGTTTTTTGAGTTCAACAGTAGCGATGTTGAGGAAAGTTTCAGAAAATAAGGCGGGGATCATGTGGTTGGCGGTGTCGTGGTGTTTATGGAACTCAAGGAATGACATAATGTTTAGGGATGGAATAGGTAATGTGGATGAGATCGTCTTTAAAGTTAAGATGTATTCTTGGTGGTGGCTTATTATAGGGTCAAAACTTAGaattaattgtaatttttataaaTGGTACACTTGTCCATTAGATTATCTCAAGTAGGTTGATTTGTTGGGTCGGTTGTATCGcgtttggatttttatgatttaggTTAGAGTAGCCCAAGTACTCACTTTTGAATACAAGTTGCTTATAAAAAAACCACCTTTTTGCCTAAACTTTACTTCACTTAAAATTTTTATGGTCCCCTCCAATTTTTCATATGTGGTAGACTgggataaaaaattatttataaagacTTGGCATCGGTGATTGTATTAATATATGGaaatgcttattagtaagaaaaCATGGAAATAAGAAAGACAATAATAAATCTCCATCATTCATTCATTGTCACCACAACCCTATTatccttattaaaaatgaaattacatttaaaattaatttaaaattcaccTTTAAAATAGAGACAtatgtgcattcttgcatttcttcttcaaattttttcCTACTAAATAGCACTACTCTTAATATATTAATTACTACTAATTAATAACTTTAATTATgtttctattttaaattaattaatcaaaactaTTAAATATAACATTGTGGGACTATTTCATTTAATAATTAGTCCAGCATCCATGTTGTCAATAACTGTAGTAGTATTGAGATATATAAACACTATTCATATTTGTTACAAAATCGACGTGGGACTTTAATAAGAAACAAAACCAACACTTGCACCTTCAGCCCTTGCTTCTTTTCCATCAAATTGTATCATCTCAACTTCTCTGCATCAAACAATTGGCTTCCTCTTTTCTGCAAAATTTTCATGATTAACTTACCAATCCAACCAGCGACAAAAACACCACTAACAATCTAAACAATGGATCAAAGCAAGCATATCAAAAAGAAAATCCAAAAGCGTCTTGCATGGTAGTCCACATATCAGCAACAAGTATAAGtggatgatgttagaacaagaattgttctgatcaataatcttagttttgatgataacaatgtatatgaattttgctcaagataatgtggtactctaatcctatgcaatttccctttcaggaaatatataaagagtatgcacaaatcagcgctaagaagctttgactcagaaggttcagtatgcaactttagcacatggtctggcaagacatcagaaaatggtcaagcagaatcagaacatggtctattagaagcatcagaagaacttgagttcagaagcaggagcactgaagtcatggaatcacgctcagaagcatatcaagatcagaagatcagaagatgctctgcaccaagctgtttgtactctgatgattttcaacgtagtatctacaaagaacaaatcagaatcaagtactagatggcaggctacgctgactgacaaaaggaacgttagaagctattaaaggcaatgtcagtagtcacagcaaaagcaaggctcgaggtagttgacaaaacagtgaaacattaaatgcaatgctgtacggaatacgcaaagcattaaatgctcccaacggtcatcttctcaaatgcctatataaatgaagttctgatgagaagcaaggttaccaattcttaacaatttctgtgaatattaacttgctgaaacgctgttcaactcaaagctcagaaacttcatcttcaacctcactacattactgttgtaatactttagtgagtctaagcttaaatctgtaagagaaatatcacagtttgtgattatcgcttttaagaagcaattgtaatactcttagaatttgtttacattaatttgtaaaggactagagtgatcgggttgtgatcagtatactctagagaagtcttagaaggtctctaagcagttgttcctagagtgatcaagttgtgatcagaagactctagaagacttagaagttgtctaagtggaaaaccattgtaatctcgtgtgattagtggattaaatcctcagttgaggtaaatcaccttgtatagggtggactggagtagtttagttaacaacgaaccaggataaaaatacttgtgcaaattatttttatcttacgagttttgaaactacacttattcaaccccccccctttctaagtgtttttctatccttcaattggcatcagagcgccggttctaaggtgcaagcacttaaccgtgtttagaaaagattcaggaagagaaaaacgcttcagtaaaagatggctggtgaaatttcaacaaatacatctacatctacatctggctcagctgagcaatacaatggtaatggtaacaatggttacactagaccaccaatattcgatggtgaaaacttcgaatattggaaagataaattggaaagttactttcttggtctggatgctgatctatgggatcttctgttggatggttacaaacatcctattaaaactactggtgtaaggctcacgagaagcgaaatgactgatgatcaaaagaaagaattcaaaaatcatcacaaatgcaggactgttttgctgaatgctatctctcatgctgagtatgagaagatatctaacagggaaacggctcatgacatatatgagtccttgaaaatgactcatgaaggaaatgctcaagtcaaggagaccaaagctcttgcactaatccagaagtacgaagccttcaagatggaggatgatgaagacattgagaagatgttttcaagatttcaaactctgactgctggattaagagttctggacaaaggctacaccaaagctgatcatgtaaagaagatcatcagaagcttgcccagaagatggggcccaatggtgactgcattcaagattgcgaagaatctgaataaagtttctttggaagagctgatcagtgccctgaggagtcatgagattgaacttgatgcaaatgaacctcagaagaaaggtaagtctgttgcattaaaatctaattttaaaaaatgcactaacgcttttcaggctaaagaagaagattatgaagaatcagaatcagaagaagaagaagaagatgaactgtccatgatttccagaagagtcaatcaactctggaaaagcaagcaaaggaagttcaggagcttcaaaagctcaaagaagcctgaaagaggagaatcttctggaggcagaagatatgacaagaaaaaggtcgtgtgctatgaatgcaatgagccaggacacttcaaaagtgagtgcccaaaacttcagaaagtgaatcccaagaagaagtttcataagaagaaaggtcttatggcaacatgggatgactcagaatcagaatcagactctgaagatgagcaggcaaatctggcactaatggccacaatggatgatggatcagaatctacatcaaaatcagattctgaagaggtattctccgaactatctagagaagagttagtttccagtttaacagaacttctggaactcaaggcacatcttagtatcaaatacaaaaagctgaagaagcagtttgaatttgaaactaagaagctggaagtggaaaattctgaactgaaggaaaaagttttaaatctatccaaagatagtggatctccttctgaaacagaaaaatccattcctagcatgaatcatattatgaaagaatatgactcgagcttcagaaagttcttatctagaagtattggcagaagtcatcttgcttctatgatatatggtgtttctggaaacagaaggtttggttttggctatgagggtgatacctcacataaatttgaacttattgatgatctgaagatcacatacaagccattgtatgatcagatcaaatatggccatgcacatgatattaggctcacttcacatgcatagaagtttaacactgttcacaccaagaagcatgtgacacatcctaagaaatatcatgctgacaaacctaaagaatatcatactgttcctcctgttaaatattttgctaaacctaagttcaatcagaacttgaggagaactaacaagaaaggacccaagaaattgtgggtacctaaggaaaagattattcctattgcagatatccttggctgcaaagaaggaaaagcacaacatgtcatggtacctggactctggatgctcgcgacacatgacaggaagaaggtctatgttccaagacctggtgcttaaatctgctggagaagtgaagtttggaggagaccagaagggcaaaattattggctcaggaactataaagtctggtaactctccttctgtttctaatgttcttctagtagatggattagctcataacttattgtccataagtcaattaagtgacaatggttatgacataatctttaatcaaaagtcttgca
Above is a window of Vicia villosa cultivar HV-30 ecotype Madison, WI unplaced genomic scaffold, Vvil1.0 ctg.000009F_1_1_2_unsc, whole genome shotgun sequence DNA encoding:
- the LOC131621503 gene encoding uncharacterized protein LOC131621503 isoform X2, yielding MVQLSDGAHAHTEPKPCSSSTSFLVSASSSLDLCQPSDQTLPLIGKLNNGYDYPSTIELSGVHKQHNKQHPLDEKVRGEEKKSGDNKSNHISKGDILLDSQLFPSSTTFAQDGRWCEGEKAIPLKKRKGRLENVGVESNDSKKPKSKMKTKLNKTCSKRKDEDEDEESETKVNDIKKRITKRGSALMEGSRCSRVNGRGWRCCQQTLVGYSLCEHHLGKGRLRSMTSVRNRSIGVSSTTTTTVAPSNVVDIRDTSASSSNSDLVKKITTGDDIVDKLYSYDEKKPVTVIKKRMKLGMVKARSMSSLLGQTDNKVVVVEENNK
- the LOC131621503 gene encoding uncharacterized protein LOC131621503 isoform X1, which gives rise to MRIRKRHPIFSSSESISSFHLSDPNQFNRSPVMVQLSDGAHAHTEPKPCSSSTSFLVSASSSLDLCQPSDQTLPLIGKLNNGYDYPSTIELSGVHKQHNKQHPLDEKVRGEEKKSGDNKSNHISKGDILLDSQLFPSSTTFAQDGRWCEGEKAIPLKKRKGRLENVGVESNDSKKPKSKMKTKLNKTCSKRKDEDEDEESETKVNDIKKRITKRGSALMEGSRCSRVNGRGWRCCQQTLVGYSLCEHHLGKGRLRSMTSVRNRSIGVSSTTTTTVAPSNVVDIRDTSASSSNSDLVKKITTGDDIVDKLYSYDEKKPVTVIKKRMKLGMVKARSMSSLLGQTDNKVVVVEENNK